A genomic window from Periophthalmus magnuspinnatus isolate fPerMag1 chromosome 16, fPerMag1.2.pri, whole genome shotgun sequence includes:
- the pik3r4 gene encoding phosphoinositide 3-kinase regulatory subunit 4, with protein MGNQLAGIAPSQILSVDSYFSDIHDYEYDKSLGSTRFFKVARAKHREGLVVVKVFAIQDPSLPLTSHRQELEELKIRLHSCHNCLPFHKASLTEKAGILFRQYVRDNLYDRISTRPFLNNIEKRWLAFQILSAVEQSHRSGVRHGDIKSENIMVTSWNWVLLTDFASFKPTFLPEDNPADFNYFFDTSRRRTCYIAPERFVDGSMFATESDQTTPLVDLTNNNQRSRGELKAAMDIFSAGCVIAELFTEGVPLFDLSQLLAYRKGLYHTEPVLMKIEDRCVRQLVSHMVQLDPDKRLSAEEYLKQQRGRAFPDVFYSFLQNYMVQFTTESLQPTDDRVLLVHRDLDHILDRLSTGPPSSTLVVEPSVSSEASLSSREEQGLTVLVSLLTSCLQTLHSCDSKLAALDLVLRLSPRLSVDVLLDRITPYLLHLCADAMPRVRAQALHTLTRVLGMVKEAPRNDTNIYPEYILPGIAQLAQDEATIVRLAYAENIAHLAESALRFLELVQENHVSNCEQDLNEESEEALQHSDNYDSELQALHEMVQQKVVTLLSDPENMVKHSLMDTGITRLCVFFGRQKANDVLLSHMITFLNDKTDWHLRGAFFDSIVGVAAYVGWQSSSILKPLLQQGLSDTEEFVIYKALNALTCMCDLGLLQKPHINEFVSDIAPFLCHPNLWIRYGAVGFITVVAKHLNVADVYCKLMPHLSPFLTQPIIQIDNELVLLSVLKAPVSRSIFDYTLRSKDISSLFRHLLLRQKQRNGSLPECPAPEDPNIAQLLKKLLSQGMTEEEEDKLLALKDFMLKSNKAKASMVEQSQTEHAQSGVIDLGTLGIMGRQVDLVKPRSDTDDKRARKHTKQDSTMNEEWKSMFGSQEPTAASVTPSESSQKRSSAPPSVPVVQSWSSPGFQRRFHSCRSDLQTLVQLKREQSSAERMAKHLLESAEWESRPPPPGWHPKGLLVAHLHEHKAAVNRIRVSDEHSIFATASNDGTVKVWDSQKMEGKTTTTRSVLTYTRLGGHIKTLSFCQGSHYLAVASDNGSIQLLAIEANKPPKSPKVQPFQTRTLDLAEEGCVVDLHHFNSGAQSVLAYATVNGSLVGWDLRQGNNAWTLKHDLRLGLITSFCVDMHQCWLCLGTSSGTMACWDMRFQLPISNHSHPARARVRRLLMHPLYQSSVIAAVQGNNEVSMWDMETGDRKFTLWASSAPPLSEMQPSPHSVHGIYCSPADGNPLLLTAGSDMRIRFWDLAYPERSYIVAGGAHDSLHCPSVLYSRKIIEGTEVVQEIHSKQKSGSSEDGPRRGPDALPVGHHDIITDIATFQTTQGFIVTASRDGIVKVWK; from the exons GACCCATCACTGCCCTTGACCAGTCACCGTCAGGAGTTGGAGGAGTTGAAGATTCGTCTCCATTCATGTCATAACTGTCTGCCCTTCCACAAAGCCTCGCTCACAGAGAAGGCTGGGATTCTGTTCAGACAGTATGTGCGGGACAACCTGTATGACCGCATCAGCacaag GCCGTTCCTGAACAACATCGAGAAGCGGTGGCTGGCATTCCAGATCCTGAGTGCAGTGGAGCAGTCACACAGGTCGGGCGTGCGTCACGGGGACATAAAGTCCGAGAACATCATGGTGACCAGTTGGAATTGGGTTCTACTCACGGACTTTGCAAGCTTCAAACCCACATTCCTCCCTGAAGATAACCCGGCTGACTTCAACTACTTCTTTGATACCTCACGCAGACGCACATGCTACATTGCCCCCGAGAGGTTTGTGGACGGAAGTATGTTTGCCACAGAGAGCGACCAAACCACGCCCCTCGTCGATCTGACTAATAACAACCAAAGGAGCAGAGGCGAGCTCAAGGCCGCCATGGACATCTTCTCTGCAG GTTGTGTGATCGCTGAGCTCTTCACTGAAGGCGTGCCCCTGTTCGACCTGTCTCAGCTTTTGGCCTATCGTAAAGGACTGTACCACACCGAACCTGTGCTGATGAAGATTGAAGACCGCTGTGTGCGACAGCTG GTGTCTCACATGGTGCAGTTGGACCCAGATAAGCGTCTGTCTGCAGAGGAGTATCTGAAACAGCAGAGGGGCAGAGCGTTCCCTGATGTCTTCTACTCTTTCCTCCAAAACTACATGGTCCAGTTCACTACAGAGTCTCTGCAGCCCACCGATGACCGAGTCCTTCTGGTGCATCGGGACCTGGACCATATACTGGACCGACTTAGCACCG gccccccctcctccaccctggTTGTGGAGCCCTCCGTCTCTTCAGAGGCCTCCCTCAGCTCTCGGGAGGAGCAGGGCCTCACGGTGCTGGTGTCTCTGCTCACGTCGTGTCTTCAGACCCTTCACTCCTGCGACAGTAAATTGGCAGCTCTGGACTTGGTTCTGAGACTGTCCCCTCGTTTGAGTGTGGATGTGCTGTTGGACCGCATCACACCGTACCTGCTCCACCTGTGCGCCGATGCTATGCCACGTGTACGTGCCCAGGCTCTGCACACGCTCACCCGAGTCCTGGGCATGGTCAAGGAGGCGCCAAGGAACGATACCAACATCTACCCTGAATATATACTACCGG GAATCGCTCAGCTGGCACAAGATGAAGCCACCATCGTACGGCTCGCATATGCAG AAAACATAGCTCACCTGGCGGAGAGTGCTCTGAGGTTCTTGGAGTTGGTGCAGGAGAACCATGTGAGTAACTGTGAGCAGGACCTGAacgaggagtcagaggaggctCTGCAGCACAGTGACAACTATGACTCTG AGCTCCAGGCCCTCCATGAGATGGTTCAGCAGAAAGTGGTGACGCTCCTCTCAGACCCAGAGAACATGGTGAAGCACAGTCTGATGGACACGGGCATCACCAGACTCTGCGTGTTCTTCGGACGTCAAAAAGCCAACGACGTTCTCCTCAGTCACATGATCACCTTCCTCAATGACAAGACCGACTGGCACCTGCGAGGCGCCTTCTTCGACTCCATAGTGG GCGTGGCAGCGTACGTGGGCTGGCAGAGCTCGTCCATCCTGAAACCCCTTCTCCAGCAGGGCCTCAGTGACACAGAGGAGTTTGTGATTTACAAAGCTCTGAATGCTCTGACCTGTATGTGCGACTTGGGACTACTCCAAAAACCTCACATCAACGAGTTTGTGTCTGACATTG CTCCATTCCTGTGCCATCCAAACCTGTGGATCCGATACGGTGCTGTGGGATTCATTACCGTTGTGGCCAAACACCTGAATGTAGCCGATGTATACTGCAAACTTATGCCCCACCTGAGCCCTTTCCTCACGCAGCCAATTATACAG ATTGATAATGAGTTGGTTCTACTGAGCGTGCTCAAAGCCCCTGTGAGTCGCTCCATCTTTGACTACACTCTGCGATCCAAAGACATCTCTAGCCTCTTCCGCCACCTCCTGCTCAGACAAAAGCAACGCAACGGCTCTTTGCCCGAGTGCCCGGCCCCTGAAGACCCCAACATCGCccaacttttaaaaaaactaCTGTCACAG ggcatgacagaggaggaggaggacaaactCCTGGCTCTCAAAGACTTCATGCTGAAGTCAAACAAAGCGAAGGCGTCGAtggtggagcagagccagactGAGCATGCTCAGAGTGGCGTCATCGACCTGGGCACACTTGGCATCATGGGACGCCAGGTGGACCTGGTGAAGCCGCGCAGCGACACCGATGATAAGAGAG CTCGTAAACACACCAAACAGGACTCCACGATGAATGAGGAGTGGAAGAGCATGTTTGGGTCCCAGGAGCCGACTGCTGCCTCTGTTACA CCCTCAGAGTCCTCGCAGAAGCGGTCCTCAGCCCCCCCTTCGGTTCCagtggtccagtcctggtccagtcctggttttcaGCGTCGGTTCCACAGCTGTAGGTCAGATCTTCAGACTCTGGTGCAACTGAAGAGAGAACAGAGCAGTGCTGAGAGGATGGCCAAACATCTACTGGAGAGTGCCGAATGGGAGAGtcgccctccacctccag GTTGGCACCCCAAAGGTCTCCTAGTGGCACACCTTCACGAGCATAAAGCTGCAGTGAACAGGATCCGAGTCTCAGACGAACACTCGATCTTCGCCACAGCTTCAAACGATGGAACAGTGAAGGTGTGGGACAGCCAGAAGATGGAGGGCAAGACCACCACCACCAG gtctgttctcACATACACACGCCTTGGGGGTCACATAAAGACGCTGTCCTTCTGTCAGGGCTCTCATTATCTCGCTGTTGCTTCAGACAACGGCTCCATCCAACTGCTTGCCATCGAAGCCAACAAGCCCCCCAAGTCCCCCAAGGTCCAGCCCTTCCAGACCAG GACGTTGGACCTAGCAGAGGAGGGCTGCGTGGTAGATCTGCACCACTTTAACTCTGGGGCACAGTCGGTTCTGGCCTATGCCACGGTCAACGGGTCGCTGGTAGGATGGGACCTCCGCCAAGGCAACAACGCTTGGACCCTCAAACACGACCTACGGCTCGGGCTTATCACCTCCTTCTGTGTGGACATGCACCAGTGTTGGCTCTGCCTCG GCACGAGCAGTGGCACCATGGCATGCTGGGATATGCGGTTCCAGCTGCCCATCTCAAACCACTCCCACCCTGCACGTGCCCGAGTGAGGAGGCTGCTCATGCACCCGCTGTACCAGTCCTCTGTCATCGCAG CCGTGCAGGGGAACAACGAGGTGTCGATGTGGGACATGGAGACCGGAGACAGGAAGTTCACTCTGTGGGCCAGCTCTGCCCCCCCTCTGTCTGAGATGCAg CCTTCTCCTCACAGTGTTCATGGGATCTATTGTAGTCCAGCTGATGGGAACCCTCTGCTACTGACCGCCGGCTCAGACATGAGGATCAG GTTCTGGGACCTGGCATACCCGGAGCGTTCATACATTGTTGCTGGAGGAGCTCACGACTCTCTGCACTGTCCCTCTGTGCTCTACAGCCGCAAGATCATCGAGGGAACGGAGGTGGTCCAG GAGATCCACAGTAAACAGAAGTCTGGTTCTTCGGAGGATGGTCCGCGCAGAggaccagatgccctcccagtgggacaccatgacatcatcactgacATCGCCACGTTCCAGACCACGCAAGGCTTCATTGTTACCGCTTCCCGGGACGGCATCGTCAAGGTGTGGAAGTGA